The DNA sequence CTGGTTCAGGGCAATGAAGTATCAACTGCAAGGGTTATGGTTATCAGATAATCCTGTTACATTCTGATCTGTTCTGCGGGAGAGTTTCGACTCTCCCGCTTTTCTATTATCTGCGATGTTTGCTTTACATGTGGAACGATTTTCAATATCTATGGTTGTTTCTCAGGATTCATCAATGATTTAAACGAATTAAAATGCATTCACTCAGAACGAAGGGAAAGGCATGAAAATACCTCTCTGCCTTTTGGTAATCATTTCCGGAGCAGTTCTGGCTTCCGGCATATCTACAATGGAATCCTCAACAGGCGGAATCACTCTTGAATTAACTGCTCCCCAGCCTGGTTATACTGAAATCAATATCAGGGGAGATAATTACTCAGTCATTACGATGGATGGAGCGGAAACCATCAGCGATTTCTCTATGCCAAGGGTTCCCGTTTACAGAACCTGGCTTGAAATTCCTGTTGGCGCAGCAATCGAATTTTCCATCTCGAATGAGACCATTCTCAATTTGGATGGTCCTCCATGGCCAATTGAGCCGGGAATTCTGTCAGCCCCTAAAAGTGAATCTCGCGAGAGCTTCACTATGGAATTCGATGAAAGCGTCTACAGCTCCGGCAGGTCTTTCCCGGAAACCTGGGTAAGAGTAATTTATGCGGGAGAAATGCGAGGACGCAATCTTGCCCTCGTCGAGGTTCTTCCTCTTCGCTGGAATTCTGCTGACAATTCCTGTGACCTGCTTTCTGAAGCGACAATTACACTCTCGTACGAAGGCGGCAACCTTGGAGAAAGCTATGCCAGGGCTGCTCGATACTATGCTCCACCCTTTGAGCAGATACTCTCAAGCATGTTATCCAATTATGGTCTTTTCGAAACTGGATGCAAAACTTATCCTGCGCCTTATCTCATTATCAGCCACGAAAACTTTCTGGGGGCCGATCTTGACAATTTCATCGCCTGGAAGGAAAGCCTTGGTTTCGAGGTGACCCTGGTTGATCTGAGTGTTACAGGCAGTACATACCAGGACATAGAAGCCTATATCCTCGACGCGATTGAGAACTGGACCAATCCGCCTGTATATGTGCTTCTTGTAGGAGATACAATGTATCTTCCCGGAAACATCGCTACAAGGTACAGCGGCATTACCGATCTCTACTACGTCTGTCTTGATGACGGCGGCTATTTTCCCGATGCCTACATAGGAAGGTTCTCTGTAAGAACAGCAGAACAGATTGAAGTAATGGCTAACAGACCGGTAGAGTACGAACAGAATGTGAATGGATTCACTCCATGGGTACAGAATACCTGCTGGATAGCCAGCAACGATTACTGGAACACTTCTGAAGGTTCCCACAACTACTGCATCAGTACTTACCTCGATCCCATGGATTACACATACGACAAAATTTATCCGCATACTTACGGCAGTAATGCGTCTGATGCCATAGCATCTATCAATGGCGGCATCTCTATTCTCACTTTCTCCGGTCACGGATCAACAACATCATGGGACGACATGTATTTCAATTCATCCAATTTTGCTCAGCTGAATAACAACGGGATGTTCCCCGGAGTACTATCCCACGCCTGTCTTACCGGCAGCTATGGAGCCGGAGCAACTTCGGCCTGGTGCGAAACCTGGACCAGAACCCCATCCAAAGGAGGTCTCTGGTTCTGGGGATCGGTACCGAACACTTACTGGCCGGAGGACGATGTAATGGAAAAAGGAGAGTACCACTGGTTCCTCGGAGAAGATGTCTATATGACAATGGGCTTCCTCAATGGAGGCAAGCTGGACCTTTATAACTATTACAGCGGTGGAGGAAGATCGGCCTACTACTTCGAGGGTTACAATCTAATGGGAGACCCCTCCCTCAACATGGCTGTATGGGGTGTAGAGGGAATCGAAGATCAGTCCGGCGGCGTTGTTCCGCAGAATGCAGGAATCCTTATTGCGAATCCCGCCC is a window from the Candidatus Aegiribacteria sp. genome containing:
- a CDS encoding T9SS type A sorting domain-containing protein, coding for MKIPLCLLVIISGAVLASGISTMESSTGGITLELTAPQPGYTEINIRGDNYSVITMDGAETISDFSMPRVPVYRTWLEIPVGAAIEFSISNETILNLDGPPWPIEPGILSAPKSESRESFTMEFDESVYSSGRSFPETWVRVIYAGEMRGRNLALVEVLPLRWNSADNSCDLLSEATITLSYEGGNLGESYARAARYYAPPFEQILSSMLSNYGLFETGCKTYPAPYLIISHENFLGADLDNFIAWKESLGFEVTLVDLSVTGSTYQDIEAYILDAIENWTNPPVYVLLVGDTMYLPGNIATRYSGITDLYYVCLDDGGYFPDAYIGRFSVRTAEQIEVMANRPVEYEQNVNGFTPWVQNTCWIASNDYWNTSEGSHNYCISTYLDPMDYTYDKIYPHTYGSNASDAIASINGGISILTFSGHGSTTSWDDMYFNSSNFAQLNNNGMFPGVLSHACLTGSYGAGATSAWCETWTRTPSKGGLWFWGSVPNTYWPEDDVMEKGEYHWFLGEDVYMTMGFLNGGKLDLYNYYSGGGRSAYYFEGYNLMGDPSLNMAVWGVEGIEDQSGGVVPQNAGILIANPARSAAAVTLAGYGYSELNVFDLTGRLVGTPFRGEIAGSQSLNWDVSTLVPGMYFLQLVQGNEVSTARVMVIR